The following are encoded in a window of Streptomyces showdoensis genomic DNA:
- a CDS encoding carbohydrate ABC transporter permease translates to MTVTVPVPRRAAVRGAVRRLPLQAAAALTVLICLLPVYWMVVTAFTPSRDIQSYDPRLVPATWTLDHFRHAVRAEGFALFWRNSVLVTLGAVLLSLVVALGAAYAVARMRWRGRRQFMLAVFTAQMAPWESLVIPVYIISRDTGMLDRLPTLTLVYFMITLPFTLVVLRSFIAGIPPELEEAAQVDGCTRLGAFRRVAFPLLAPGLMATSLFGFITAWNEFTYANFLIIKQQDSRTLPVWLASFQSTFGTDWGATMAAATLFALPALIIFVVLQRHVTSGLASGGVKG, encoded by the coding sequence GTGACCGTCACGGTCCCCGTCCCGCGCCGTGCCGCGGTGCGCGGGGCGGTACGACGCCTGCCGCTGCAGGCGGCCGCCGCGCTCACCGTCCTGATCTGCCTTCTCCCCGTGTACTGGATGGTGGTCACGGCCTTCACGCCGTCCCGGGACATCCAGTCCTACGACCCGCGCCTCGTCCCCGCGACCTGGACGCTCGACCACTTCCGCCACGCGGTGCGGGCCGAGGGGTTCGCGCTGTTCTGGCGCAACAGCGTCCTCGTGACGCTCGGCGCCGTCCTGCTCTCCCTGGTCGTCGCGCTCGGCGCCGCCTACGCCGTGGCCCGGATGCGCTGGCGCGGCCGGCGTCAGTTCATGCTGGCGGTGTTCACCGCGCAGATGGCTCCGTGGGAGTCGCTGGTCATCCCCGTCTACATCATCTCCCGTGACACCGGCATGCTCGACCGGCTGCCCACCCTGACCCTCGTCTACTTCATGATCACGCTGCCTTTCACGCTGGTGGTCCTGCGGAGCTTCATCGCCGGCATCCCGCCCGAGCTGGAGGAGGCGGCTCAGGTCGACGGGTGCACCAGGCTCGGCGCCTTCCGCAGAGTGGCCTTCCCGCTCCTGGCACCCGGTCTGATGGCGACCTCGCTGTTCGGGTTCATCACCGCGTGGAACGAGTTCACCTACGCCAACTTCCTGATCATCAAGCAGCAGGACAGCCGCACCCTGCCGGTCTGGCTCGCCTCCTTCCAGTCCACCTTCGGCACGGACTGGGGCGCCACGATGGCGGCGGCCACCCTCTTCGCGCTGCCCGCGCTGATCATCTTCGTCGTGCTGCAGCGCCATGTGACCTCGGGCCTCGCGTCCGGTGGGGTCAAGGGCTGA
- a CDS encoding carbohydrate ABC transporter permease — protein sequence MRSTRPVRPVRPRPPVRPASSVRPGASPWPYVLIAPAILSMLYLLLYPLARAVVISFQDFRLRQLILGDADFVGLRNYRTLLSDPRFWEVVRRTFWFMSVNVVAIMVLSTLVALMTERLGRTGRTIVLSSLVLVWAMPVVAATTVFQWLFHSEFGIVNETLTGLGFASFEGYPWFAHPGAAFAIVVVLIVWQSVPFAAITLYSALTTVPGELYESARLDGAGAARVFRSVTFPLIRPIFMLVISLEVIWTFKAFVQIWVMTRGGPGDATTILPVYAVQTALANQRYDLGSAASIVTVLLMSGVLVLYFRQLLRQEGENL from the coding sequence CTGCGCTCGACCCGCCCGGTCCGCCCGGTCCGCCCAAGGCCCCCGGTCCGCCCGGCCTCCTCGGTCCGCCCGGGCGCGTCCCCGTGGCCGTACGTCCTGATCGCGCCCGCGATCCTCAGCATGCTCTACCTGCTGCTCTATCCGCTCGCCCGCGCCGTGGTCATCTCCTTCCAGGACTTCCGGCTGCGCCAGCTCATCCTGGGGGACGCCGACTTCGTCGGGCTGCGCAACTACCGCACCCTGCTGTCGGACCCCCGGTTCTGGGAGGTCGTGCGCCGCACCTTCTGGTTCATGTCGGTCAACGTGGTGGCCATCATGGTGCTCTCGACGCTGGTGGCGCTCATGACCGAGCGGCTCGGGCGGACCGGCAGGACGATCGTCCTCAGCTCGCTCGTGCTCGTCTGGGCGATGCCCGTCGTCGCCGCCACCACCGTCTTCCAGTGGCTGTTCCACTCGGAGTTCGGCATCGTCAACGAGACGCTCACCGGCCTCGGCTTCGCCTCCTTCGAGGGGTACCCCTGGTTCGCGCACCCGGGCGCCGCGTTCGCCATCGTGGTCGTCCTGATCGTCTGGCAGTCCGTGCCCTTCGCCGCGATCACCCTCTACTCGGCGCTCACCACCGTGCCCGGAGAGCTGTACGAGTCGGCGCGGCTGGACGGCGCCGGCGCGGCCCGCGTCTTCCGCTCCGTGACGTTCCCGCTGATCCGGCCGATCTTCATGCTGGTGATCTCGCTGGAGGTCATCTGGACGTTCAAGGCGTTCGTCCAGATCTGGGTCATGACCCGCGGCGGGCCGGGTGACGCGACCACCATCCTGCCGGTGTACGCCGTGCAGACCGCGCTCGCCAACCAGCGCTACGACCTGGGCTCGGCCGCCTCGATCGTCACCGTGCTGCTGATGAGCGGCGTCCTTGTCCTGTACTTCCGTCAGCTCCTTCGTCAGGAGGGCGAGAACCTGTGA